In Quercus lobata isolate SW786 chromosome 12, ValleyOak3.0 Primary Assembly, whole genome shotgun sequence, a genomic segment contains:
- the LOC115972076 gene encoding uncharacterized protein LOC115972076 — MAFIKYLRAPCFSLYQSPKISPKLLKTPPPPVSDMYSIFLCGSCSFPHEEEEKENNISASLPTKKSRKGSKNPYATRGLDKFSELLTDLDEKRQKIYTQMGAEGISLVRFVYSNSNDCVPIVVKLNKVRKGGKDNKHVSVTQTNSKAVDEIVEAPVASKEEEQPKLELSNEKTENKKKSFSWNVKLDKWKRPSYYLPVIIILILLSLAVYGRPFAVICTSIFWYVFPILKDSSSTKNPAPTKKNYVRRFSENYKRENENMKDYKKTFSGSLETTSQIHRIRRKSL; from the coding sequence ATGGCCTTCATTAAGTACCTGCGAGCCCCCTGTTTTTCTCTCTATCAATCACCTAAAATCAGCCCCAAACTCCTCAAAACTCCTCCTCCTCCGGTTTCAGATATGTATAGTATCTTTCTCTGTGGCAGCTGCTCTTTCCCTcacgaagaagaagaaaaagaaaataacatatcTGCTTCATTACCgacaaagaaatcaagaaaggGTAGCAAGAACCCCTATGCCACACGTGGGCTTGATAAGTTCTCTGAACTTTTAACTGATCTCGATGAGAAAAGACAGAAGATTTACACACAAATGGGTGCTGAAGGTATCTCTCTTGTGCGCTTTGTCTACTCCAACTCAAATGATTGTGTTCCAATTGTGGTGAAGTTGAATAAGGTCCGTAAGGGAGGCAAAGACAACAAACATGTAAGCGTCACACAGACCAATTCAAAAGCTGTGGATGAGATTGTTGAGGCCCCAGTTGCTTCGAAAGAAGAAGAGCAACCAAAATTGGaattatcaaatgaaaaaacagagaacaagaagaagagCTTTTCATGGAACGTGAAGTTGGATAAATGGAAGCGACCATCTTATTATTTGCCAGTGATTATAATCTTGATCTTGTTGTCATTAGCTGTGTATGGTCGACCTTTTGCTGTAATATGCACCTCAATCTTTTGGTATGTATTCCCTATCTTAAAAGACAGCTCAAGTACAAAAAATCCAGCACCAACGAAGAAGAATTATGTAAGAAGATTCAGCGAGAATTACAAGAGGGAGAATGAGAATATGAAAGATTATAAGAAAACCTTTTCTGGGTCTCTGGAAACTACTTCACAAATACATCGCATTCGACGCAAATCCTTGTGA